Proteins found in one Alicyclobacillus cycloheptanicus genomic segment:
- a CDS encoding DUF512 domain-containing protein, giving the protein MPRIRTVHPGSLAEELELAAGDEIVTINGQPVKDIVDLQFALAAEELEIEVKKADGEQWVLEVEKSYDEGLGVEWEHPTVDRIKLCHNKCVFCFVDQIPTNMRQTLNVRDDDYRLSFLHGNFVTLTNVKDEELQRIVDLKMSPLNVSVHTTNPELRVRMLGNKRSGEILRQIAFLASHNIEMNTQVVLCPEWNDGEELDRTIRDLYPYFPAVRTLSVVPVGLTKHRRGLHKMRACTPDEAKRVIEQIAIWQEKLLPELGASFVHAADEFYVLAGAEVPPASHYDDFAQTENGVGVIRTFLDEFEEIWPQVPRKLASDTRRVGIVTGVSAEQTIRKSLARLNDVRGLSVKVFPVVNDFYGHNVTVTGLLTGQDIVRQLQGQLADIDTLLLPDIMLKDDEDVFLDDYTVDRVRAELPVEVAVVPATATGLLYGTLGYTQSLPPRRRYEATLQAARHLA; this is encoded by the coding sequence GTGCCGCGCATTCGCACCGTCCACCCAGGGTCTCTGGCAGAGGAACTGGAGCTGGCCGCTGGTGACGAGATTGTGACAATCAACGGACAACCCGTGAAAGATATTGTGGATTTACAGTTTGCCCTCGCCGCTGAAGAGCTGGAGATTGAAGTCAAAAAGGCGGACGGTGAACAATGGGTCCTGGAAGTCGAAAAGTCGTACGATGAAGGACTCGGCGTAGAGTGGGAGCACCCCACCGTCGACCGCATCAAGTTGTGCCATAACAAGTGTGTCTTTTGCTTTGTCGATCAAATCCCGACCAACATGCGCCAGACCTTGAACGTCCGGGATGACGACTATCGGCTGTCGTTTCTCCACGGCAATTTCGTCACCTTGACCAACGTCAAGGATGAGGAACTGCAGCGCATCGTCGACTTGAAAATGTCTCCCCTGAACGTGTCCGTGCACACGACGAATCCTGAGCTGCGTGTGCGGATGCTCGGGAACAAACGGTCGGGCGAGATCCTTCGGCAAATCGCCTTTCTCGCCTCGCACAACATCGAAATGAACACTCAGGTTGTGCTGTGTCCGGAGTGGAATGACGGAGAAGAACTGGACCGCACCATCCGCGACCTGTACCCGTACTTTCCAGCCGTGCGGACGTTGTCGGTCGTTCCGGTGGGCCTGACCAAACACCGGCGCGGACTGCACAAGATGCGCGCCTGCACCCCCGATGAAGCCAAACGGGTGATTGAGCAGATCGCGATCTGGCAGGAAAAACTGCTGCCTGAACTGGGCGCATCGTTTGTGCACGCGGCTGACGAGTTCTACGTCCTGGCGGGCGCAGAAGTGCCGCCAGCGTCGCATTATGACGACTTTGCCCAGACTGAAAACGGCGTCGGTGTGATTCGGACATTTCTGGACGAATTTGAGGAAATTTGGCCGCAGGTGCCGCGCAAGCTCGCGTCCGATACGCGCCGGGTCGGCATCGTGACGGGTGTCTCAGCGGAGCAGACCATCCGCAAAAGCCTGGCGCGGCTGAACGACGTGCGGGGACTGTCCGTCAAAGTCTTTCCGGTGGTCAACGACTTTTACGGGCACAACGTCACCGTCACGGGGCTGCTGACGGGTCAGGATATCGTCCGCCAGCTGCAAGGACAACTTGCGGACATCGACACGCTGCTGCTGCCGGACATCATGCTGAAGGACGATGAAGACGTGTTTCTGGATGACTACACGGTCGATCGCGTGCGGGCAGAGCTGCCCGTCGAAGTCGCCGTGGTTCCGGCCACCGCCACGGGGCTGTTGTACGGTACACTGGGCTATACGCAGTCACTGCCGCCGCGGCGGCGGTACGAGGCAACACTTCAGGCTGCACGTCATCTTGCGTAG
- the der gene encoding ribosome biogenesis GTPase Der: MTLPVVAIVGRANVGKSTLFNRLIGERVAIVEDRPGVTRDRIYGKCEWNGRTFHLIDTGGIEMDDRDEIVNLIRVQAELAIDEADVIVFLTNGHEGLTATDRHVAEILRKSRKPIVLGVNKLDHPTHHALAYEFYELGFGDPVAISAEHGAGTGDLLDKVTEQLAPETVDEPDDDAIRIALIGRPNVGKSSLVNALVGESRVMVSDVAGTTRDAVDTPLESDGQSYVLIDTAGLRRRGKVYEEIEKYSVLRALRAIERADVTFVVIDGERGIAEQDKRVAGYALDAGRAIAFLVNKWDAVQKTDKTAHEFEQALRAEFPFMRWAPILFVSALTKQRIHKILPLAREVADMHAMRISTSTLNAVIQDAILSVPPPSDKGRKLRIYYATQVSVKPPTFAVFVNQPELMHFSYERYLENQLRGAFGFEGTPIRLLTRQRS; this comes from the coding sequence ATGACACTTCCTGTAGTCGCCATTGTGGGACGGGCAAACGTAGGGAAGTCTACGCTGTTCAACCGCCTGATTGGCGAACGCGTCGCCATTGTGGAGGACCGACCCGGTGTGACGCGCGACCGGATTTACGGCAAGTGCGAATGGAATGGACGAACCTTTCATTTGATTGATACGGGCGGAATTGAAATGGACGACCGCGACGAAATCGTCAACCTGATTCGCGTTCAGGCCGAACTGGCGATTGACGAGGCCGACGTGATTGTCTTTTTGACCAATGGTCACGAAGGGTTGACCGCAACCGACCGCCACGTCGCGGAGATTCTGCGCAAATCGCGCAAGCCCATCGTGCTTGGGGTGAACAAGCTCGACCACCCGACGCACCATGCGCTCGCCTACGAGTTTTATGAGCTCGGATTTGGCGATCCCGTCGCCATCTCGGCAGAACACGGCGCCGGCACCGGGGACCTGCTCGACAAGGTCACGGAGCAGCTTGCGCCCGAAACAGTGGATGAGCCGGACGACGATGCCATTCGCATCGCGCTCATCGGCCGTCCAAACGTGGGCAAGTCTTCGCTCGTCAACGCCCTGGTCGGAGAATCCAGGGTGATGGTCAGCGACGTCGCTGGCACGACACGAGATGCGGTCGATACTCCGCTTGAATCGGACGGACAATCGTATGTCCTGATTGACACGGCTGGGCTGCGCCGGCGCGGCAAGGTGTACGAAGAAATCGAAAAGTACAGCGTGCTGCGCGCGCTCCGCGCGATTGAGCGGGCGGACGTCACGTTCGTCGTGATCGACGGTGAACGCGGAATCGCCGAACAAGACAAGCGGGTCGCCGGGTACGCGCTGGACGCAGGCAGGGCCATTGCATTTCTGGTCAACAAGTGGGACGCGGTGCAAAAGACCGACAAAACGGCGCACGAGTTTGAGCAGGCCCTGCGCGCCGAATTCCCGTTCATGCGCTGGGCACCCATTTTGTTCGTTTCGGCCTTGACAAAACAGCGGATCCATAAGATTCTGCCATTGGCGAGAGAAGTGGCAGACATGCACGCGATGCGGATTTCAACCTCCACTTTGAATGCCGTGATTCAGGACGCGATTCTCTCGGTTCCGCCGCCGTCCGATAAAGGGAGAAAACTGCGGATTTACTACGCAACCCAGGTTTCCGTCAAACCGCCGACGTTTGCAGTTTTCGTCAACCAGCCTGAGCTGATGCATTTCTCCTATGAGCGGTATCTGGAGAACCAGCTGCGGGGCGCATTTGGATTTGAGGGTACGCCGATTCGACTGCTCACTCGGCAGCGGTCATAA
- the plsY gene encoding glycerol-3-phosphate 1-O-acyltransferase PlsY, giving the protein MRIVLCILLAYLIGSISTSTLLTRWLARIDIRDHGSGNAGATNTLRVLGVKWGLFVLVVDALKGVVAVEIARIATGGHLWPMYLAGLAAIVGHNWPVFFGFRGGKGIATTIGVYLMLFPIPVVLAGIVALILILVTRFVSLGALILVILTPILCGLLGHHWGAVVFTAIVAILSIYRHQENIVRLVQGKEHRIFSKRI; this is encoded by the coding sequence ATGCGTATCGTTCTCTGTATACTCCTCGCGTATCTGATTGGCTCCATATCTACCAGTACCCTCCTCACGCGGTGGCTGGCCCGCATTGACATTCGCGACCATGGCAGCGGCAACGCGGGCGCCACCAACACCCTTCGCGTCCTCGGCGTCAAGTGGGGCCTGTTTGTGCTGGTGGTGGACGCGCTGAAGGGCGTTGTCGCCGTCGAAATCGCGCGTATCGCAACCGGGGGCCACCTCTGGCCGATGTACCTCGCGGGGCTGGCCGCGATTGTGGGGCATAACTGGCCGGTGTTCTTCGGCTTTCGCGGCGGCAAGGGGATTGCCACGACCATCGGCGTCTATCTCATGTTGTTCCCCATCCCGGTGGTGCTCGCAGGCATTGTTGCGCTCATCCTCATCCTCGTCACGCGGTTCGTGTCGCTCGGTGCCTTGATCCTCGTCATTCTGACGCCGATTTTGTGCGGCCTGCTCGGACATCATTGGGGTGCTGTGGTGTTCACAGCCATCGTTGCGATATTATCCATCTACCGCCACCAAGAGAACATCGTCCGCCTGGTTCAGGGCAAGGAGCATCGCATTTTCAGCAAACGCATCTAG
- a CDS encoding NAD(P)H-dependent glycerol-3-phosphate dehydrogenase — translation MKVAVFGAGSWGTGLASVFAANGHETVLWARNPKIAAEIRHVHTNQRYLPGASLPAALDSTDSMDAAAAGAGLVVVCVPSSSIGAVIHDIALRVPRGALIAHAVKGFDRATRQRVSEVIAREVPDAESRLCVIAGPSHAEEVVAQMPTTIVCAAYCRQTAEAVQDALMNQYMRVYTNPDVVGAELGGTLKNIIALAVGVADGLGFGDNAKAALITRGLTEISRLGVRMGASLLTFAGLSGIGDVFVTCTSRHSRNFRTGRLIGQGKRLEEALAEVGMAVEGVPTTQTTVELAREYNVEMPITEKLAGILFEHMDPAKAVRELMSRARNHEIEEIAVSDIAPAWKIDF, via the coding sequence ATGAAAGTTGCTGTATTTGGCGCCGGAAGTTGGGGGACAGGGCTTGCGTCTGTGTTTGCGGCAAACGGACATGAAACCGTGTTGTGGGCCCGAAATCCCAAGATCGCCGCCGAAATCCGCCATGTACATACCAACCAGCGGTATCTCCCTGGCGCGTCGCTGCCAGCGGCGCTCGACAGCACCGATTCGATGGATGCAGCCGCAGCCGGCGCGGGCCTGGTCGTGGTCTGTGTGCCGTCGTCGTCGATTGGGGCTGTCATTCACGACATCGCGCTGCGCGTGCCGCGCGGGGCGCTCATCGCGCACGCCGTGAAGGGGTTTGACCGCGCCACGCGCCAACGGGTCAGCGAGGTCATCGCACGCGAGGTGCCGGACGCGGAATCCAGGCTTTGCGTGATTGCCGGGCCCAGCCACGCGGAAGAGGTCGTCGCGCAGATGCCGACCACCATCGTCTGCGCGGCGTACTGCCGCCAGACAGCCGAGGCTGTTCAGGACGCGCTGATGAACCAGTACATGCGGGTCTATACGAACCCTGATGTGGTCGGCGCCGAATTAGGCGGCACGCTGAAAAACATCATCGCGCTGGCCGTGGGCGTCGCGGACGGACTGGGGTTTGGAGACAACGCCAAGGCAGCCCTCATCACCCGGGGCCTGACCGAAATCTCGCGCCTCGGCGTGCGCATGGGTGCATCGCTGCTGACCTTCGCAGGGCTGTCCGGCATTGGGGACGTGTTTGTCACCTGTACCAGCCGGCACAGCCGCAACTTTCGCACGGGCAGGCTGATTGGACAGGGCAAGCGGCTGGAGGAAGCGCTTGCCGAGGTGGGCATGGCCGTGGAAGGCGTGCCAACCACACAAACAACTGTCGAACTCGCGCGCGAATACAATGTGGAAATGCCCATCACGGAGAAGCTCGCCGGGATCCTCTTCGAGCACATGGACCCTGCCAAGGCGGTGCGCGAATTGATGAGCCGGGCCAGAAACCACGAGATTGAGGAGATCGCCGTTTCGGACATTGCGCCCGCCTGGAAAATCGATTTCTAA
- the gcvH gene encoding glycine cleavage system protein GcvH — translation MSELPGNLKYSKEHEWVRVEGSKAYIGITDFAQDELGDIVFVELPAVGTQVTAGETFGTVESVKTVSDLFAPVSGKVVEVNQALEDAPEKVNQSPYEDGWMIVVEMSNADELSALLDAQGYRAITEG, via the coding sequence ATGAGCGAATTGCCAGGCAATCTCAAGTACTCGAAGGAGCATGAATGGGTTCGGGTCGAGGGCAGCAAGGCATACATAGGGATTACGGACTTTGCGCAGGACGAGCTTGGCGACATCGTATTTGTCGAACTGCCTGCTGTCGGCACACAAGTCACGGCGGGTGAAACATTCGGTACGGTGGAGTCCGTAAAGACCGTCTCCGACCTGTTTGCGCCAGTTTCCGGCAAGGTTGTGGAAGTCAATCAGGCGCTGGAAGATGCGCCCGAGAAAGTGAACCAAAGCCCCTATGAGGACGGCTGGATGATTGTCGTAGAAATGTCCAACGCGGACGAATTGTCCGCCCTGCTCGATGCACAAGGCTATCGGGCGATTACCGAAGGGTAA
- the spoIVA gene encoding stage IV sporulation protein A has protein sequence MEKFDVFKDIAERTGGDIYLGVVGPVRTGKSTFIKKFMELIVLPNVKEEADRVRATDELPQSAAGRTIMTTEPKFIPNQAVEISVAEGLDVNVRVVDCVGYAVSGARGYEDENGPRMVTTPWFDDPIPFQEAAEIGTRKVIADHSTLGIVVTTDGSIAEIPREGYVEAEERVVEELKELGKPFVIVVNSANPEHPRAQDLRAALAEKYDVPCIALSCTTLTSHEINVVLREALYEFPVKEVNVNLPNWVMVLDEDHWLRQSFQTCVRETIQDIRRIRDIDRVVANFTNYDFISYAGLSHMDMGQGVAVIDLSAPDSLYDQVLTEVVGVQITGRDQLLRMMKEFVYAKREYDKVAEALKMVKLTGYGIAPPALEEMTLDEPELIRQGSRFGVRLKATAPSIHMIRVDVESEFAPIVGTEKQSEELVRYLMQDFEKDPLKIWESDIFGKSLAAIVREGISGKLSMMPENAQYKLKETLQRIINEGSGGLIAIIL, from the coding sequence GTGGAAAAATTCGACGTATTTAAAGACATCGCGGAACGCACGGGAGGCGACATCTACCTCGGCGTAGTTGGCCCTGTGCGAACCGGCAAATCCACATTCATCAAGAAGTTCATGGAGCTCATCGTGCTGCCAAACGTCAAAGAGGAAGCCGATCGCGTCCGTGCGACGGATGAACTGCCTCAAAGCGCCGCCGGCCGCACCATCATGACGACTGAACCAAAATTCATTCCGAATCAGGCCGTGGAAATCAGCGTTGCAGAAGGCCTGGATGTGAATGTTCGAGTCGTTGACTGCGTCGGCTACGCCGTCAGCGGCGCACGTGGATATGAAGACGAAAACGGCCCGCGGATGGTGACCACCCCGTGGTTTGACGATCCGATTCCGTTTCAAGAGGCCGCTGAAATTGGCACCCGCAAAGTCATCGCTGACCACTCCACCCTCGGCATCGTCGTGACGACGGACGGCAGTATTGCCGAAATTCCGCGGGAAGGGTACGTAGAAGCCGAAGAACGAGTGGTGGAAGAGTTAAAAGAACTGGGCAAACCGTTCGTCATTGTCGTGAACTCGGCGAACCCCGAGCACCCACGGGCGCAGGACCTGCGCGCCGCGCTCGCGGAGAAGTACGATGTGCCGTGTATCGCGCTGTCGTGCACGACCTTGACATCACACGAGATCAACGTCGTGCTGCGTGAAGCCCTGTACGAATTCCCGGTCAAGGAGGTCAACGTCAACCTGCCCAACTGGGTGATGGTGCTGGACGAGGACCACTGGCTGCGTCAATCGTTCCAGACCTGCGTGCGCGAGACCATCCAGGATATCCGCCGCATTCGCGACATTGACCGCGTGGTGGCGAACTTCACAAACTACGACTTTATCTCCTACGCCGGATTGTCCCACATGGACATGGGGCAGGGCGTCGCCGTGATTGACCTGTCGGCGCCCGACAGCTTGTACGACCAGGTGCTGACAGAAGTGGTCGGGGTGCAAATCACCGGCCGTGATCAGCTGCTGCGGATGATGAAGGAATTCGTTTACGCGAAGCGCGAGTATGACAAAGTGGCCGAAGCCCTGAAGATGGTAAAGCTGACCGGCTATGGCATCGCCCCGCCGGCGCTCGAGGAAATGACGCTCGACGAGCCGGAGCTGATTCGCCAAGGTTCACGCTTTGGCGTCCGCTTGAAGGCAACGGCGCCGTCGATCCACATGATCCGGGTCGACGTGGAATCCGAATTCGCACCGATTGTCGGTACGGAAAAGCAGTCGGAGGAACTGGTGCGGTACCTGATGCAGGACTTCGAAAAAGACCCGCTGAAAATCTGGGAAAGCGACATCTTTGGGAAGTCCCTGGCTGCCATCGTCCGCGAGGGTATCTCCGGAAAGCTGTCGATGATGCCAGAAAACGCCCAATACAAGCTGAAAGAGACGCTGCAGCGCATCATCAACGAAGGCAGCGGCGGCCTGATTGCCATCATCTTGTAA
- a CDS encoding HU family DNA-binding protein gives MNKTELVQAVSERTELSRKDASEVVEAVFEVITEALANGEKVQLVGFGNFEIRERAARKGRNPQTGEVIDIAASRVPAFRAGKTLREGIR, from the coding sequence ATGAACAAGACTGAGCTCGTGCAAGCCGTATCTGAACGCACAGAACTGTCCCGGAAAGATGCCAGTGAAGTCGTCGAAGCCGTCTTTGAGGTCATCACCGAAGCCCTGGCCAATGGGGAGAAAGTGCAGCTCGTCGGCTTTGGCAACTTCGAGATTCGGGAGCGCGCTGCGCGCAAGGGCCGTAACCCGCAGACCGGAGAGGTCATCGACATCGCCGCCAGCCGGGTGCCCGCGTTTCGAGCCGGTAAGACCCTGCGCGAAGGGATTCGCTGA
- the mtrB gene encoding trp RNA-binding attenuation protein MtrB, with protein sequence MSDATVLGEYFIIRALENGVQVIGMTRGSETKFHHTEKLDRGEVMIAQFTEHTSAMKIRGKAVLYTKHGIINTME encoded by the coding sequence ATGTCAGATGCAACAGTGTTAGGAGAATACTTTATTATACGAGCGCTGGAGAACGGTGTGCAGGTCATCGGAATGACCAGAGGGTCCGAAACGAAATTCCATCACACGGAGAAACTGGACCGCGGAGAAGTGATGATCGCACAGTTTACTGAACACACTTCGGCCATGAAAATCCGCGGGAAAGCTGTCTTGTATACGAAGCACGGCATCATCAACACGATGGAGTGA
- a CDS encoding heptaprenyl diphosphate synthase component 1 — MSEADQIHFQSVDAAVQQYMHHPFLADNQIRQSTSRFHFGVGRAILQIAHVPAAKAQVILEALLLLQQGLSIHDEVDGQPDRRRQLLVLAGDYDSSQYYHLLARAGQLSLIAALSDAVCRVNEAKMTLVQQGAALTPERYLELRETVEGALLVALATHFLDANPKALEVIHSLVRAYVANEDMQGADMTRHFTVRQIYDWLTEVINVSASSGSRVLRPMTAFVADYFVPIRENLETHTFAEGNRG, encoded by the coding sequence ATGAGCGAGGCGGACCAGATTCACTTTCAAAGTGTTGACGCGGCGGTACAACAGTATATGCACCATCCGTTTCTTGCGGACAATCAGATTCGCCAGTCCACCAGCAGGTTCCACTTTGGTGTCGGGCGGGCGATTCTTCAGATTGCGCATGTGCCCGCTGCCAAGGCGCAAGTGATTCTGGAGGCGCTGTTGCTGCTGCAGCAAGGACTGTCCATTCACGATGAAGTCGACGGGCAACCGGACCGCCGCAGACAGCTCCTGGTGCTGGCCGGCGACTACGACAGCAGCCAGTACTACCATCTGCTTGCCCGGGCGGGTCAGTTGTCGTTAATTGCAGCATTGAGCGATGCGGTTTGTCGCGTCAATGAAGCGAAGATGACGCTGGTTCAGCAGGGTGCAGCGCTCACCCCCGAACGTTACCTGGAACTCCGGGAAACCGTCGAAGGCGCACTGTTGGTCGCGCTCGCCACGCACTTTTTGGATGCCAACCCAAAGGCGCTGGAGGTCATTCACTCCCTGGTCAGGGCCTATGTCGCGAATGAGGACATGCAGGGAGCAGACATGACGCGCCACTTCACGGTTCGTCAAATCTACGATTGGCTGACCGAGGTCATCAATGTCTCCGCATCGTCCGGCAGCCGGGTGCTGCGTCCGATGACCGCCTTTGTCGCGGATTACTTCGTCCCGATTCGCGAGAATCTGGAGACGCACACCTTTGCGGAGGGCAACCGCGGATGA
- a CDS encoding demethylmenaquinone methyltransferase: MKSGVSKAEHVHSVFSRIARRYDLMNSVLSFQQHKRWRRFAMQQIRLREGADVLDVAAGTGDWTLALAKAVGPSGHVIGIDFTKEMLDVADVKLHKQPALVDRVEWIQGDAMDLPFADDAFDLATIGFALRNVPDVLTVLREMTRVVKPGGQVVSLELSKPEWPPFRAIYYFYFYRILPWIGGLAAGAKEQYAWLPESLTDFPPRLELEEIFRQAGLTEVRSYPLTGGIAALHVGRKMEDSPTHGDAGSH, translated from the coding sequence ATGAAAAGCGGCGTGAGCAAGGCTGAGCATGTCCACAGTGTGTTTTCCAGAATTGCACGGCGCTACGACCTGATGAACTCTGTTTTAAGCTTTCAGCAGCACAAGCGCTGGCGGCGCTTTGCGATGCAGCAAATCCGCCTGCGCGAAGGCGCGGACGTGCTCGACGTCGCAGCTGGAACCGGCGATTGGACCCTGGCGCTGGCAAAGGCGGTGGGGCCGTCGGGGCACGTCATCGGGATCGACTTCACCAAGGAGATGCTGGACGTCGCCGATGTCAAGCTGCACAAGCAGCCAGCGCTGGTGGACCGCGTGGAGTGGATTCAAGGCGACGCGATGGACCTTCCGTTCGCAGACGACGCCTTCGACCTCGCCACCATCGGGTTTGCCCTGCGCAATGTCCCGGACGTCTTAACGGTTCTTCGCGAAATGACGCGTGTGGTGAAGCCTGGCGGACAAGTGGTGTCCCTGGAACTGTCGAAGCCGGAATGGCCGCCGTTTCGCGCGATTTATTACTTTTACTTTTACCGCATCCTGCCGTGGATCGGAGGACTCGCCGCTGGCGCCAAAGAACAGTATGCCTGGCTGCCGGAATCACTGACCGACTTTCCGCCGAGACTGGAACTGGAGGAGATTTTTCGACAGGCCGGGCTGACGGAGGTTCGGAGTTACCCCTTGACCGGCGGCATTGCGGCACTGCACGTCGGCCGCAAAATGGAGGATTCGCCAACGCATGGAGATGCAGGAAGTCATTGA